CATCCGCACTAATCCGGCTGCTTCGAGTTCTTTAGGCTCAAACCCTTTACGTACCAGGTGCTTTAATAAGGTATCCCAACCTTGAGGGGCATAGCCGCACTGAAATTGGTGCGCGTGATCTGAGGAAAACCCTCGCTCCATAAGAAATTCTCGCGCCAGGTGGGCTTCGGGGGTTTCCAATTGTTCTTGATAAAACTCATGAGCGGCACGGTTAGCTGCAATAAGGCGTTGCCGAGTTCCGGGTTCTTCTCGTCGCCCTGGACTCCCACCTTCGTAATTGATCTGATACCCAATTTTTTGGGCGCACATTTCTACCGCTTCCGGGAAAGAAACATGCTCCATCTTCATCAAGAAGTCAAAGACATCTCCCCCCTGGTTCGTCGAAAAGCACCGGTAGTAACCATGATTAGGGCGCACATGGAAAGACGGGGTTCGTTCCTCCTTGAATGGGGAAAGCCCCTTCAGCGAGTCTGCACCACCCGGTTTGAGCTGCACATATTCACCCACAATCTCCTCGATAAGAGTTCTTTCGCGAATTTCTTGAATATCGCTCTCGGGTATTCTTCCCTTGGCCATGGGCACTACTGTAACGCGCCAAGTACCTTCCGTGGGACAATCCCCCTATGACTCGACCCTCTTCTTCACGCCTGGGGCTGGCTTCAGCAGCTGCAGCAATCCTTACTCTTGCCGGCGGTTGGATTGGTTTTGATGTCTTGCACCAAGACTCTCCTGACCCCACAACCAACTCCTCGACCTGCCCTTTAGCTTCTTTACCTCGGGAAGCTCAGGACACGGTCAACAAGGTTCACAGCGGGGGTCCGTTTCCGCACCCGGATAATGATGGGGTACGCTTCGGCAATTACGAGGGTCATCTCCCGAAGCAAGCGAAGAACTATTACCGCGAGTACACGGTTTCTACCCCTGGGGTCAACCATCGTGGAGCTCGACGCATTGTTACGGGCGGTGACCCGGCCACTGCCCCTCAGCACTGGTATTACACTGATAATCACTATGAGTCTTTCTGCGAGATTCCCGATGCTAACCATTAATCCGATATTGATTACTTCTCCTGTTTGTACCCGTAGCGACTTTTATTCAGCGGTGGGCGACGCCCTCTGCCACGATCAGCGCCCGGCTCCCCGCAACCTCGACGGGCTTGCAGACCTGTTAAGAGAATTTCGGGTAGAGCAAATTATTTGTGCTCATTGGTGTTTAGAAGAATCCGAGGAAAAAGCTCTGCATAGAATTTTTGAGGACCTCAACATCACGCTTCATCGCTAACGTCTGAGGCTAAATAATATTGAGATATTTAGCGGCAATCCGATCAAGTCTTTCTAATCGGGACTCTGTCATGGAGGCAATGTTGTCAATGACTACTCGATGCGCAGCTGACTCCGATTCCGCTGCCCTCCACCATTGCGCGAACATGGGGTCTAAAGCGCCAGGGGCCCCGGCCATGAGGTAGTCAAAAACCCGGAAGATCCGGTCTCGTTGGCGATCTTGCTTTCCCAGATGAGAAGGTTCATCCATCACGTACAGCACCGCGATGGTTTTCAGGAGTTTAACCTCAGCTGCGGCTTGGTCGGGAATAATGAGATTCCCCCGGTGCCTTCCTAAATCCTCGGGATAGCGGTGCCGGGTAGCGGAGAGCGTCGCGCCGATAAATCGTCCCACCAATTCCGAAGTCATCTTTTTCAGAGCGACAAAACCACCTAAGCTGCCGTCGAACTGTGCCGCTGCACTGACCACCGGCAGCGCCCATAGATTAGCCGCTGCATCCACTAACTCCTCGGGCCTACCGCCAAAAATCCGAGCCCCTTTTTCTGCTAGTGCGGCAAGTTCAACTAGATCTTCAAGAACAGCAAGATGGACTCGCCCAGAAACAATCCCGTCCTCCACATCGTGCACCGAGTAGGCGATATCATCCGCCCAGTCCATCACCTGAGCTTCCATTGATCGACGCCCGCTGTCATTTCCTCCCAGTGGTTTTCGGATCCACTCTAGGATTGATCGATCCTCGTCATAACATCCGTATTTCTTGCGGAGCGAAAGATCAGGAGCAGTCCTAAGCACCGGATATTTACATGCTGCATCTAATGCGGCCCGTGAGAGGTTTAACCCCATAGATTCGCCATGCTGATCCACCACCTTTGGCTCCAGGCGAACAAGGATCCTCAACGTTTGGGCGTTGCCTTCAAAACCACCACAGTCTTCGGCTACCTCATTAAGCGCTGTTTCACCATTGTGACCATAGGGTGGATGCCCAATGTCATGGCATAGACCTGCTAATTCGCAGAGGTCTGGATCCATGCCTAGACCTGCACCTAAACTCCGGGCAATCTGAGCTACCTCAAGGGAATGGGTGAGGCGAGTCCGGGGATTATCTCCGTCGCGCGGCCCTACGACCTGGGTTTTATCAGCTAATCTCCGCAGTGCACCGGAATGCAGCACCCGAGCACGATCCCGCGCAAAAGTCCCCCGACGTTCAACATCCGCACCGGGCCAAGCACTGCCTTTCGCCCCTTCGGCGAAACGGCGTTCAACATCGCCGGGCTGATATGAGTACATAATCTTAGTATTTTAGCCTTGGCCTCGGCTATTCCCAGTAGCTTTTAATTGGGCGTGGCGGGTTTTGTGAGAGGGTCTCAGCCAACCATCGAGGCGTCGTAAAGCGTCCTCACATACCCGAGCAGTGGAGCGTCCAAACACTCTGGCGCAATCCACCACAACCATTCCCCCGATCTCATGAATTAACGTACGAAACCACGATTTATTGGGAAATGTACTTGGGCAGTATGGAGTAGGGTCGGCAACAACCTTAAGACCGCATTCGCGGGCCAGGAGACAAGCTCGCAAACTGTGGTGGGGATCAGTAATAACCGCCAGTTTTTGTTCTTTTAAGTCAGGATGCTCAGCTACCAGATGTTGATAGGACCCTAAGGTATTAAAACCATGCGGGCAGGGCCGCAGCCGCGTGAGCGGAACACCGCTGCGCCGAATATGCTCGACGCCTGCCTCAGCTTCACTAAACCGATCCCCCGGCAATTGTCCACCAATAACCCAAATTTCAAGTTGCGGGTTATCCAATCCCCGTTGGGCCGCGTGATCAAGTCTCGCCGCAAAATACCGCCCCGGAACTCCGTCATACTGAGCTGTGCCCGGAACAATGACCGCATCAACCTCTGGAGCATGGGAACGACAGCGCGAGTGCCATAGAACCCTGGCAGCATTCATCACGAAAACTGCCGGAATAAGACTCAGCACCCCGAGGCTAATAGGTAATCTTTTTGCGGCCACCTTGTCGAGTCTGCCACACTTGTCGTTCTGCGGTGTCTACTGCAGGCACTATCCTGGTTCCCATGACGGCTTTATTCTCCCGGTTTTCTTCAACTCTGCTGCCGCTGTGGGGTCTTAGTTTTAGTTTATGTGCGCTGAGTGCAGTGCTATTAGGCCCTACAACAGCGAGCGCCTTGGAAATCCAGGGCACTGGGCAACCTATCATCATGGCTGAAGCCCCCGCGCGCCTAACTTCACCGCTTACTGACAACGCGGGGGTACTCACTCCAGATCAAAAACAAGAACTTTCCCAGCGTCTCAGTGCCGTCGCTAAGGACACCCAGCGCCCCCTGTATGTGATTTTCCTGTCTTCTCTCGATGGGAAAAGCGCGCAGGAGTGGGTTGAGCAGGCCGGACAGATCAATCGCAGCTCAGACCTCGGAATTCTCGCCATCGCCCCGAAGGAACGCGATGGTGCGGTGTGGGTAGGGAGCAATTGGCCGCACGGTTCGGAGCAAAAAATCTGGGATGCTGCGTACCCGTACCTCGTTGATGAAAACTGGGCGGAGGCAGCCCAGGCGGCAGCTGAAGAAGCAACCCACTCTGGAGAATTATCAGGTGCTTCTCTTGCGTGGTTGGGTGCTGGTGGTGGAGCTGCGGTCGCTGCGGGTGCCGGACTGTGGGGATGGTCGCGCCGTCGACGTCGGACAGATGAGGCTCATTTACTCTCCGATGCCCGCGGTATAGATCCGGCTGATACGCGCACTATTAGCCAGCTCCCCCTGTCGACTTTGGAGCAGCGTGCTCAGGAAGAATTAGTGAGTACCGATGAATCGGTGCGCCGGGCTAAAGAAGAATTGCGCTTAGCGCAGGATGAGTTTGGCCCAGAACGCACCAGACCCTTTAATAGTGCGTTGAATCATTCCTCGTTAACCCTTCAAAAAGCGTTCCAGTTGAGGGAAAAAATCTATGATTCCATCCCGGAGACTGAGGAAGAACGACGTGCGATGCTCGTGGAGATCATTTCTTCTTGTGGGCAAGCTGATCAGGCTTTAGATAAAGAAGCTGATGCCTTCGCTCAGATGCGGACCATGTTGATTGAGGCTCCAAGCAAGGTGGAGAAGCTACGGCAACAAAGCGTCGATATTCGAGCTCGAATTCCCGCGGCTGAGTCCGCCGTAGCGCACCTGAAGACACGGTATCCGGAGTCGGTTATTCACTCGCTTATCGATAATCCCGAAGCAGCCGAAGCGGCACTCACCCAGGCTGAGAAGAAAATTGATGAGGCTAGTCAGTATGTGGATAAACCTGCCGGCCACCAAGAAGGCTTAGTTGATACGATCCGCGACGCCGAACATGCTTTAGAAGTTGCCGAACAACAACTTGCTGCGGTTGAAAATGCAGACCGCGATATTCAGGCCGCGCATAGTGGTTTGTCCAGCCTCTTTGCCGAAATAGAAGCGGAGATCGCCGAAGCCCAGCAGCTTGAAGCCGCCGGTAAACAACAGGGTGTGCCAGCCGATTGGGACAGCTTGGAAAGCCTCATCAGCGAAGCGGAAAACACTGTAGCGCGGATTCGCCCTAACGCTGAGCAAGACCCCCTAAGTTCATACACCGCGCTGACTGATTTAGATGCTCGCCTTGATGAGGCGCTAGATACTGTGCGAGAGCACAATGCTAGTCAGCAACGCCTCGTTGAGCTTTGTGACCGGACAATCGCTACCGCTCAATCGAATATCCGCGCCGCCGAGGACCTTATTTCGACCCGAGGGCGGATTGTTAGTTTAGAAGCGAGGACTGCACTCGCAGAAGCGCAGCGGCTTCTTGCTACCGCCCACACGATGCGGACGAAAGATACCCGTCAAAGCATTGAGTATGGGCGTCAAGCCGGAAATAAAGCGTCTCAAGCATATCGGGCAGCAAAAAATGATATTGATGATTACCGGCGCCACAATTCTGGTCAAGGTAGCTCGGGTGCTTTTGTGGCGGGGATGGTCCTCAATAGCTTGCTCAATGGCGGAGGCCGCGGCTTCGGCGGCGGATTTGGCGGTGGCTTCGGAGGCGGCGGTTTTGGCGGTAGCTTCGGGGGTGGAAGTTCAGCCGGTGGTCGCTTTTAAATCCGCGGACGGCGCACCGGTGAATCCACCAAGACGCAACCCCAGGTCAAAAACACCGCATCTTTTAAGGGCATAGTGTCGTATTCTGGAGCATCGCTGACTTCAACTTTTCCCGATACTCGGGGGCAGACGTGGGCGCAGAGTTGACCGGATTCGTTGATGATGCGCCGCTCTTTCCGCCAAGCACTGATTCGTTCTAGGCGATACTTTCGGCCAGCACAATCAGCGACCAACTGGGAAACCGTCAAACTCTTTTGAATCAGGGTAAAGACTTCACCATCCCCTGAGGTAGCCCGAGCCCGAAAATGCCACGGCCCGGGGCTCGATTCAATAAGTAGGCGCTCCTCGCCAAGGTAAATGACGTCGGAAATCACCGAAGCAACTACTCCGCCTTGCTGGTCTATTAGATCGTTTCCGACCCATATCCATTTACCTTCTCGTTCTTGCATTCTCTAAGCCCAATCGCTTCTTAGCCCAGACTCACAACAGCAATAGCATTGCTATGATGCCCACGATTGCGAAAATCAGGACTGTACCAATGATGGCTTTACTGGTCTTATCCAAACGATATTCCAAGATCAGGCGAACAAACCAACTCAGCGCGATACTGCGGTCAACATCGAGGTAGTCATCATAACCATGATCGAATTCCATAATGGCACGCCGCACACCATTATTTCCTCCAGAGAATTGGGCAAATTTCTCCCCATCAACGGTTTCAATAATCCAATCATTGCGCTGCTCATTAAGCAGTCGTACCTGAACGCCATCAAGATCTGCGCGCAGTTCCTGAGCGGTCTTCACGTTTCCCTGAAGTTGATAGTGCTGCCCACCAGGACGAGTAATTGATGCGCCTTCTTCTTCCTGTTGATGAAGGCGCCAAACCTCCTGGCCTACCTGAGCTTCACCGTCTGGCTCAGCTACCCCAAAGTGCGCCAATATGTCCGGACCGTTGTCTCGAAGCAAATCAGCGCCAGTCTCTGTCCGTCGAGTCCACGAGGTGTAATGCACTTTCTAACACCCAATCAATCGCTGAGCCAGGTAAGTGTTGAGCTCGGAAAGCGGCACGCGTTCTTGAGCCATGGTGTCGCGTTCGCGTACCGTGACTGCTTTATCCTCCAAGGAGTCGAAATCAACGGTCACGCAAAACGGAGTCCCGATTTCATCTTGGCGGCGATAACGCCGACCAATAGCGCCAGAGATGTCGTAGTCCACATTCCACAATCCGCGCAGTTCATTCGCTAGATTTTGGGCTACATCCATCAGTTCTGGCTTCTTAGATAGAGGTAGCACTGCCACCTTGACCGGGGATAGACGGTAGTCGAGCTTCAGAACCACCCGCTTATCTACTCCGCCTTTCGCATTCGGAGCTTCATCTTCATGGTAGGCGTCAACCAAAAACGCCATCATGGCACGGCCTAAGCCGGCAGCCGGTTCAATGACATAGGGAATCCAGCGCTCATTTTCAGTTTGGTCAAAATAACTGAGATCTTCGCCGGAGCCTTCGGCATGGACTCGAAGATCATAGTCCGTCCGGTTTGCCACGCCTTCCAGCTCTCCCCAGGTGGAGCCGGTGAAACCAAAAGCATATTCCACGTCTACGGTACGTTTTGAGTAGTGCGATAGTTTTTCCTTGGGGTGCTCATAGAGGCGAAGATTTTCCGGCTTAATTCCCAAGTCGATGTACCACTGGAGGCGGTTATCAATCCAGTACTGGTGCCATTGCTCATCTTCCCCTGGCTTCACGAAGAATTCCATCTCCATTTGTTCAAATTCGCGAGTGCGGAAAATGAAGTTTCCAGGGGTAATTTCGTTGCGGAAAGATTTACCGATATTTGCGATACCGAAAGGCGGTTTCATCCGAGAGGAAGTCAGGACATTCTTGAAGTTGACGAAGATACCCTGAGCAGTTTCCGGACGAAGATAGTGCAAACCTTCTTCATCATCCACCGGCCCTAGGAAGGTTTTGAGCAGGCCGGAAAAAGCCTTAGGCTCGGTCCACTTTCCGGGTTGTCCTGTTTCTGGATCAGGAATATCCGCTAAGCCGTTTGCCGGCGGATGACCGTGTTTTTCCTCATAGGCTTCAATGAGGTGATCGGCACGATAACGTTTGTGGGTATGGAGAGATTCCACTAAGGGGTCGGTGAAGACTTCTACGTGGCCGGATGATACCCACACTTGGCGCGGCAAAATTACCGACGTATCTACCCCCACCACATCAGGACGAGAAGTCACCATATGGCGCCACCACTGGCGCTTGATATTTTCTTTAAGCTCCACCCCCAAGGGGCCGTAATCCCAGGAGGAGCGGGTACCGCCGTAGATCTCACCACCGGGATACACCAAACCCCGGCGCTTACACAGATTAACTACGGTTTCGATGACGGATTTATTCGCCATAGTCTTTTTCGAACTCCTCATGAACTACTGGAATCGGACATCAAGCTTTCTCACACTCTTCGACGAATCAGCCGAAAAGCTCAACGATGCTTGGAAGCACACTTCATTCTAAACGACCGCCCGGGGGTCTTCGTGGTATAGCCTAGTTGAAGCCGCAGGTGTTAAAATTCGTTCCTTTTTAGTACCCTATAATGCAAAGTCTTCTTAACCCCCTGCGGATTGGATTGACCTAAATCATCTAGAATTTTGAACGGATTCTGCACAAGAGTGGAATGGTGTCTAATTCAGTGAGCAATAACTTTCAACACGCGCTAAGCCCAGAGGACCTTAAGCGCGTCGCATATATTATTGGTGCGCTTAACTCTCCCTTGCGCACCCAAATTATCCTAATGCTTTCCCAAGAGCCCCTATATGTTCACCAGATTGTGAAAGCTCTTGATCAAAGTCAACCCCTTGTGAGCCAACATCTGCGGGTGCTGAAAGAAGCTGGAATTGTTGCCCCGACCCGCCATGGAAAACAAGTGGTGTACCACTTAATTCGAACAGATATTCCGGATTTTCTTGCCTGGGTAGCACATAGTAGCGCACCGGTTAGTTCGACGACCGCAGAAGCGCCTCGCCATGGTGATGATGATCTTGCCTCGTTGAGGAAGAAAAAGATCGCGGCAGAAAAAGAGACGACACGCAGCGAAAAGGATACCGACGCTTCAGGTAGTGACCATGCGCTTGGAGCAGCGGCCATTGTTCGTCCAATGGCGGAAATCGACACTATCCCAGACCCTTCCCCGGCGCCGACTCCCGGCTTTTCGCCGATGGATCCCTGTTGATAATTTTCAATTAATTTCCAACAAGAGGTGTTCCAGCTAAACTGGCACTAAACCAACCATAGAGATTGTTGTGAGGTGTCAGTGACGGTGCCAGTTCTAGGACATAATGTTCCCAAACTAGGAACAAGGAATACGTGGCAACGAAGTGCCATTATTCACGTTCTGCAGGATTTAGAAAAGTTTAGTTCGGCAAAAGATATTTATTCAGAACTACTCAAGCGTGACAAGAAGGTCGGACTCACCACGGTTTATCGGACTTTGCAGTCCTTGGCTGAGGTTGATGCCGTTGATGTCCTTAATATTTCCGGCGGGGAGACGCTGTATCGACGCTGTGAGACGGACTCCCATCATCACCATTTGGTATGTACTAAGTGCGGAAAAGCTGAGGAGATAGCTGGTGGCCCGGTAGAAAAATGGGCTAAATCCATTGCTCGGGAATTTGGCTACACCCTTACCGGACATGATGCTGAAGTGTATGGGCTATGCCCTAGCTGTAGCTCACCCAGCGACTTGCCCAAAGACTAGTCCCAGACCCCAGGTGACCGCAGCTGCACCCAGACCAATGAAGAGTTGACGAAACGCCCTGCTGAGAGGAGGTTTTCCGGAGAGTATTCCGGTAATACCGCCGGTGCATAATAGTGCCAGGGCTACTAGAACCAACGCAATTATTCCGGCAGTTTCAAGTCTCAAACCGAAAAGGAAAGGCAGAACTGGGAGCAATGCGCCACTGGCGAAGCAGAAGAAGCTTGATATAGCTGCTTGCCAGGCGCCTCCCGTCCCAATGGCGTTGCCTTGACCGCGACCAAAAGTATCTGAATGCCGCTGATCTCCATCTTTAATCAGCGTTCGGAACACATTATGCGCTCGTTCCTCGGCTTCTTCCTGGCTCATTCCTCGGGCCCGGTACACCAACGCCAGCTCATTGGCGTCGACATCTAACTCTGGCAATACGGCGCTGGTGGCTTCATCCGGTTCTGAAGCTTCAAGGAGCTCTTCTTGGGACTTTACTGAGATATACTCCCCTGCAGCCATGGATAAGGCTCCGGATAGCAACCCAGAAATGCCAGTCAGCAAGACGATGTTGCTGCTCACGCCGGATCCCATGACACCCATTACGAGGGCCAGGTTAGAAACTAAACCATCATTGGCTCCAAAAACCGCAGCGCGGAAAGCCCCGGACATCTGTTCTCGGCCACGTGCAGCTAAGCCACGCACTACTTCAGCATGGATTCTTTCGTCTGCTGCTATTTGGTGTGACGCATCGGCGTCGTCCACATAGGCTGATCGCGACTCTGCATTTTGCATCATGGCGAGCACAAAGACTGAACCGAATCGGCGGGCGAGGAATCCCATGAACCGGGTCGATAAATCAGGCTGTCGCGGCATTCCCACATGGTCGCCTAGCTTGGTGCGCCAATAGTGCTCGTGACGAGATTCGGAGTGAGCCAGGGCTAACAAGATTTCTCGTTCTTCCCCAGTTTTGCGGTGAGCGAGTTCTCGGTACACCGCGGCTTCTGCCCGCTCATTGGCCAAATAACGTCTCCACCTGGCAATTTGCCGCCGCGACGGGATAGATGCATCATGCTGGTCGGTCATGTTGTCATTCATCGAGTGCCCCCAAAACGTCGATCACGTCGCGCATACTCCTCAACAGCGCTAAAGATATCCTCGGCCCGGACATCGGGGAAAAGTTTATCTTGATAAATCATCTCAGCATAAGCGGATTGCCACAGTAAGAAATTAGAAATCCGCTTTTCCCCGCTTGGCCGCAGAAAGAGATCAACATCAGGCATATCCGGTTCGTCGAGCCATTGAGAAAAGTTCTTCTCTGAGATCTGATCTGGCCTAAGCTCTCCCGCCGCAACTTGGCGAGCAATAGATTTTGCCGCGTCAACAATTTCCGCCCGACCGCCATAATTCACGCACATGGCTAAGGTCATTCGAGTATTATTCGCGGTTAGACGCTCCGCCTCCTCTAGCTCCCGAATCACGGATCGCCATAATCGGGGGCGACGTCCGGCCCACCGTATCCGAACCCCTTTGTCGTGCAATATATCGCGTTCTCGTCGCAAAACATCACGAGAAAATCCCATCAGGAATCGAACCTCGTCTGCAGAGCGGCGCCAGTTTTCGGTAGAAAAAGCATAGGCGGATAAGTAGGATACGCCGAGCGCCAGGCAGGCGTCGACGGCTTCCATTAACACTGCCTCGCCGCGCTTATGGCCCTCAGTTCGTGGCAAACCACGCTCTTGGGCCCAGCGTCCGTTGCCGTCCATCACTAGAGCAATATGGTTCGGGATGAACTCACGCGGGATATTCGGGGGAACCAAATCAGTCACGAAACTATTGTGCCATGTCTAAGCCTCATCGAAAATAGCCAGGCTAGGAAGACGTGTTTCAAGGTGCCAGCGCAGGTGGACAGCGCTGAGCTTATGGATGCTGAGCAGGTATTCTGGATGCTCTCGGACTGTCTCGAGGACCACATCGCGGTGGCCTTCTTGGAGCAACCACATCAGGTGCAAAACCTCCGGATCGATATTAAAGGATCCGGGAGGACGGCAGTACTGACACACTGCACCGCCGGAGAGCGGATGAAAGGATCGGTGCGGTCCCGGGGCATTGCACTGGGCACAATAAAACAAACTCGGTGACCAGCCTGAAATTTTCATCACGTGGAGGATAAAGATATCCAAATCCAACACCGGCTCTGGGCTGTGCTGAATGCTAGTCAAGGCACGGGTGACTGAGGAATAGAGTTCTGGATCAGGATCGGCATGGGCGAGACTTTCGGCGATTTCCAGCATCGCACAGGCCGCCGTATAACGTTGATAGTCCTCAATAATCCCTGACCCAAAGTATCGAACGGTATCTGCACCGCTTAGTGTTGCTAAATTCTTTCCCGGATAAAGGAGAACATCAAGTTCCACGAAGGGCTGAACCCGAGAGCCAAATCGAGATTTTGCCCGACGTACCCCTCGAGCCACTGACCGAACCACTCCATGGTGCTGAGTGAGCAGCACGACCACCCGGTCTGCTTCAGCGAAATCATAGCTGCGGATAACCACGGCTTGATCTCGGTAACTACCGCGGCGGGCCACCTTAAAAACCTAAGCGACCAAGGGATTTAGGGTCTGATTGCCAATTCTTGAGCACTTTGATCCGCAGATCTAGATAAACATTGCTCCCGAGAATGTCCATGATCTCTGGCCGGGCTTGGTACACGATTCGACGCAGGCGTCGATTATCCGGCCCAGCCAAAATCTTGCGTTGACCAGGGCGTTCCACGTAGATCACGGCATGAACGTTCTGGACTCCTTCCCGCTCTGGGTGAGGAAGAATTTCATCAATTTCCACTGCCACAGAATGAGGAAGCTCTTCTCTGAGCCCGGTGAGTGCTGCTTCACGGATAATTTCCGCTAGCCGCGTCATAGTATCTTCATCGGTGACGTGGTCTTCGGGGTAAAAGCGCGGGCCTTCAGGAAGCAAGGTAGTAATGACGTCCACGAGCACGTCAATTTGTTCCCCCGAGCTTGCCGACACCGGAACCACGTCAATGTCTCCCCCTAGAAACTCATGAACGTTCACGAGTTGTTCGGCTACGTGATCACGAGAAACCTTATCTATTTTGGTAACTATTCCCAACAACGGGGTGCGCGGGGCTACTCTTTTCACCGCATCAATAATCCAGCGATCCCCTGGCCCTATTTTTTCGTCTGCCGGAATACAGATCCCAATGACGTCAACATCAGCATAGGTGTCTTTCACCATGTCGTTGAGCCGTTCACCCAACAAAGTTCTGGGACGATGCAGCCCAGGCGTGTCTACCACAATGATCTGAGCATTCTCACGGTGAACCAGCCCCCGAATCGGGTGACGGGTGGTTTCCGGCTGGTTAGCGGTAATCGCAATTTTCTGCCCCACCAAGGCATTGGTGAGAGTTGATTTACCGGTGTTAGGGCGTCCAACGAAACTGATAAATCCAGAACGGAATCCGTCCGGGGTGTCGCTAAAAGTGCTGATCTTTTTCCTACTTCCCACAAAGGTGTTGCCAAAACAATAGAGGAATACTGTGAATCCCGCTCAATCGCGGGAAACACCTCCTCAACTGATCTTAGTCATGGCACAATAGCCGTTATGACTCACGCTCTTTCCCAGCATCGCACATTGGTTATTCATCGACCTAACGGTTTCAAGAAAAACGAAGTGTGCATTAGCTCTACTGATGGTGAAATTGTGGGACGTATCCGTTCTGGTGAAAGCAAAGCCAAGCAAATGATGATGGGGAATCGACACATCATTGTTTCCGAGGAAACCACACACACAGATGTTCTTCACGTTGTTGATCCCCCCGATTTTTTCCGCGACACCCTCGAGGTCAAAGATCCCTCCGGACGGCGTTTAGCGCTCCTCAAGAATGCACCGCGCCTGAGAAAGAAACAGCTGAATGTGCATACTGACTCCCAAGACTATGTGGTGCAGGGTAACCTCAGCGAGCGGGAATTTATTCTAAGCACTGACTTTTCCGATCCCCAGTGCACCATCATGACTATGTCGAAGCAGTGGACGGGTCTGAAGAAAGCCTTGTTCGGGAGTGCGGACTATATTTTGAGTTTCCGGGAAGGGTTGGATGATTCCACGCACCTCTTAGCGTTAGGGATCGGGCTAGCTGTTGATATGCAACAGCTCAAGAAAGAAAGTGTCCTTCTCACCACCGTGTTAGCAGCAACAGGCTAGAGGTTACGCCGAGGTTCTAGGCTTCTTCTTCCCTCGCCGGGGTTACAAGCTCCACGACAACAGTATGAATTCTGAGGCGTCCACGTCGATCAGTTGCCCCTTCCGCGGTGAGTTTTAATCCCTCTGTTTCCACTGTGGAGCCGGGAAGCGGCACCCGCCCCATGGAGTAGGCCAGTAAACCCGCAACTGTATCGACCTGGTCTAAGGTATCTTCGCTAAATTCAATCTCGTCACCGGCGTCTTCACTGATGGCTTCTTGAAGATCATCCAAGCTCAATCGGGCCACACAACGCCACGACCGCTGGCCTATCTTCTCCACTGGAGCTAGTTCACGAG
This genomic interval from Corynebacterium poyangense contains the following:
- the era gene encoding GTPase Era; this translates as MGSRKKISTFSDTPDGFRSGFISFVGRPNTGKSTLTNALVGQKIAITANQPETTRHPIRGLVHRENAQIIVVDTPGLHRPRTLLGERLNDMVKDTYADVDVIGICIPADEKIGPGDRWIIDAVKRVAPRTPLLGIVTKIDKVSRDHVAEQLVNVHEFLGGDIDVVPVSASSGEQIDVLVDVITTLLPEGPRFYPEDHVTDEDTMTRLAEIIREAALTGLREELPHSVAVEIDEILPHPEREGVQNVHAVIYVERPGQRKILAGPDNRRLRRIVYQARPEIMDILGSNVYLDLRIKVLKNWQSDPKSLGRLGF
- a CDS encoding VIT1/CCC1 transporter family protein is translated as MNDNMTDQHDASIPSRRQIARWRRYLANERAEAAVYRELAHRKTGEEREILLALAHSESRHEHYWRTKLGDHVGMPRQPDLSTRFMGFLARRFGSVFVLAMMQNAESRSAYVDDADASHQIAADERIHAEVVRGLAARGREQMSGAFRAAVFGANDGLVSNLALVMGVMGSGVSSNIVLLTGISGLLSGALSMAAGEYISVKSQEELLEASEPDEATSAVLPELDVDANELALVYRARGMSQEEAEERAHNVFRTLIKDGDQRHSDTFGRGQGNAIGTGGAWQAAISSFFCFASGALLPVLPFLFGLRLETAGIIALVLVALALLCTGGITGILSGKPPLSRAFRQLFIGLGAAAVTWGLGLVFGQVAG
- the recO gene encoding DNA repair protein RecO — translated: MARRGSYRDQAVVIRSYDFAEADRVVVLLTQHHGVVRSVARGVRRAKSRFGSRVQPFVELDVLLYPGKNLATLSGADTVRYFGSGIIEDYQRYTAACAMLEIAESLAHADPDPELYSSVTRALTSIQHSPEPVLDLDIFILHVMKISGWSPSLFYCAQCNAPGPHRSFHPLSGGAVCQYCRPPGSFNIDPEVLHLMWLLQEGHRDVVLETVREHPEYLLSIHKLSAVHLRWHLETRLPSLAIFDEA
- a CDS encoding isoprenyl transferase, yielding MTDLVPPNIPREFIPNHIALVMDGNGRWAQERGLPRTEGHKRGEAVLMEAVDACLALGVSYLSAYAFSTENWRRSADEVRFLMGFSRDVLRRERDILHDKGVRIRWAGRRPRLWRSVIRELEEAERLTANNTRMTLAMCVNYGGRAEIVDAAKSIARQVAAGELRPDQISEKNFSQWLDEPDMPDVDLFLRPSGEKRISNFLLWQSAYAEMIYQDKLFPDVRAEDIFSAVEEYARRDRRFGGTR
- a CDS encoding Fur family transcriptional regulator; the protein is MPVLGHNVPKLGTRNTWQRSAIIHVLQDLEKFSSAKDIYSELLKRDKKVGLTTVYRTLQSLAEVDAVDVLNISGGETLYRRCETDSHHHHLVCTKCGKAEEIAGGPVEKWAKSIAREFGYTLTGHDAEVYGLCPSCSSPSDLPKD